From Primulina huaijiensis isolate GDHJ02 chromosome 15, ASM1229523v2, whole genome shotgun sequence, one genomic window encodes:
- the LOC140960440 gene encoding uncharacterized protein — protein sequence MYNQNSENKSLGAPPMSPRISFSIDFVEPSHSHSQSHARDPYRDAPVSSDFAFSVSNYSMMSADELFSKGRILPYKEGCSGNSSQFSKTTTLRDELQNEEEDGDFSARPPKNPTRWRGFLGLRKPHIGSRKSDKYGQGSSVEKRGSFHYEDINVQCSKNSQESVE from the exons ATGTACAACCAAAATTCAGAGAACAAATCCCTCGGAGCTCCTCCCATGAGCCCTAGAATCTCTTTCTCCATCGACTTCGTGGAGCCCTCCCACTCCCATTCTCAATCCCACGCCAGGGATCCGTACAGGGATGCGCCCGTTTCCTCAGATTTCGCCTTCTCCGTCAGCAATTACTCCATGATGAGCGCCGATGAACTCTTCTCCAAGGGCAGGATTCTGCCATACAAGGAGGGATGCAGCGGTAACAGTAGCCAGTTTTCGAAGACGACTACGCTGAGGGATGAGCTGCAGAATGAGGAAGAAGATGGCGATTTCTCGGCGAGGCCGCCGAAGAATCCCACCAGATGGAGAGGGTTTTTAGGGCTTCGGAAGCCGCACATCGGGTCCAGAAAATCTGATAAATACGGTCAAGGTTCTTCTGTTGAGAAACGGGGAAGCTTTCATTATGAAGATATTAATGTCCAATGCAGCAAGAATTCACAG GAATCTGTTGAATGA
- the LOC140960176 gene encoding uncharacterized protein yields MADRKSKKRAFVEISSSSEESESVIEEFSSDSCTDDNYDDDDDASNWSYSENEDEDEDHADEDDEVSTCNKIIKFLQGRADLQELKLVECKVYLRRHGLRLSGTKEECIERIKEHWRLKDGNGEALYPRSSFTINCTGDVCKGDVVLFNQRVYESFNKMRRHGNVLGRRTVVGRIVKESYGAAKQQHTFTVEVLWSKGTKKLAPLSPLLVKGRNLYKMKTFRQRWKNEGERLNILAEKHVRGAAARSIKALRRRRMEIKTNKTLAHEGNKRCKHFRKLHPSGTKETNHVNKNLVYEPRKTFSRKKKHNPRQNFPPFEELNSHTRDYRHPTPHLRHKSLKQSDQAREPFFQPNNNHCQDSYAFNPGISQRRPHHSAINPLWERNQGSHMYNAYSHFNQVPESRRFDQVLGRKNVHPQLYSSPREANRWR; encoded by the exons ATGGCTGACAGGAAATCCAAGAAACGTGCATTTGTTGAGATATCTTCATCTTCTGAGGAATCGGAGTCTGTGATTGAGGAGTTCTCATCGGATTCTTG TACTGATGATAATTACGACGACGACGATGATGCGAGCAACTGGAGTTATTCTGAAAATGAGGACGAGGATGAAGATCATGccgatgaagatgatgaagtatCGACGTGCAACAAAATTATTAAGTTTCTTCAAG GAAGAGCTGATCTTCAAGAACTAAAGCTTGTTGAATGTAAAGTGTACCTTCGAAGGCATGGTTTGAGGCTATCGGGAACAAAGGAAGAGTGCATAGAGAGAATCAAGGAGCACTGGAG GTTGAAAGATGGCAATGGTGAAGCTCTCTATCCCAGGTCATCATTTACTATCAACTGCACAG GTGATGTGTGCAAGGGAGATGTCGTTTTGTTTAATCAGAGAGTATATGAGAG tTTCAACAAAATGAGAAGACATGGAAATGTTCTTGGTAGAAGGACTGTTGTTGGGAGGATTGTGAAGGAAAGCTACGGTGCAGCTAAGCAACAACATACCTTTACT GTTGAAGTGTTGTGGAGCAAAGGGACCAAGAAACTAGCTCCACTTTCCCCTTTACTTGTAAAGGGCCGCAATCTTTACAAGATGAAGACTTTTAGACAG CGTTGGAAGAATGAAGGAGAAAGATTAAATATACTTGCTGAAAAACATGTGAGAGGAGCTGCTGCCAGAAGTATAAAGGCTTTGAGAAGGAGAAGAATGGAGATAAAGACAAATAAAACCCTCGCCCATGAAG GAAATAAACGTTGTAAGCATTTCCGTAAATTGCATCCATCTGGAACAAAGGAGACAAATCATGTGAATAAGAATCTTGTATATGAGCCGAGAAAAACCTTCTCTAGAAAAAAGAAACACAACCCTCGTCAAAACTTTCCTCCATTTGAAGAACTTAACTCACACACCAGAGATTATAGGCATCCTACACCTCATTTGAGACATAAAAGCCTGAAACAATCAGACCAAGCTAGAGAACCTTTCTTTCAACCAAATAACAATCATTGTCAAGATTCCTACGCCTTCAATCCCGGCATTTCTCAGAGAAGACCACATCACTCTGCCATCAACCCTCTTTGGGAACGTAACCAGGGCAGTCACATGTACAATGCCTACTCACACTTTAATCAAGTACCGGAATCAAGGCGATTTGACCAAGTCCTTGGAAGAAAGAATGTTCACCCACAACTTTATTCATCGCCTCGTGAGGCAAACAGGTGGAGATAG
- the LOC140959995 gene encoding tetraspanin-10-like isoform X2: MSSGMGTSTFIIKWINFLTMLLAVAVIGFGVWMSTHHDSCKRSLTLPVIILGAVILVVSIIGFLGALKKNSIFLWIYLILLCIILLAILVFTVLAFIVTNNGSGHTVAGLSYKEYQLQDYSSWFLKQLNNSHNWEHLKSCLVKSNDCNDLSKKYKTLKQFKSAKLSPIEAGCCCPPSECGYPVVNASFYDLSFHPISSIKDCKLYKNSKNIKCYNCDSCKAGVAQYMKTEWRVVAIFNVILFVVLSMVYFVGCCARRNAAKNRSKV, translated from the exons ATGAGCTCAGGGATGGGAACAAGCACTTTTATAATCAAATGGATAAACTTTCTGACTATG TTATTAGCCGTGGCAGTCATAGGTTTTGGTGTGTGGATGAGCACTCATCATGACAGCTGCAAGAGATCTCTTACGCTCCCTGTTATAATCCTTGGTGCTGTAATCTTGGTCGT TTCAATAATTGGATTTTTGGGAGCCTTGAAGAAAAACTCAATCTTCTTGTGGATT TATCTCATCTTGCTTTGCATCATTTTGTTGGCGATTTTGGTCTTCACAGTGTTGGC GTTTATAGTAACAAATAATGGATCTGGTCATACTGTAGCTGGACTTAG TTATAAAGAATATCAACTTCAAGATTACAGTTCCTGGTTTCTTAAACAA CTCAACAATTCCCACAACTGGGAGCACCTGAAGAGTTGTCTTGTCAAGTCCAATGACTGCAACGACCTATCAAAGAAATACAAG ACGCTCAAGCAGTTCAAATCGGCAAAGTTAAGCCCCATTGAAGCTGGATGCTGCTGTCCCCCATCTGA ATGTGGTTATCCTGTGGTGAACGCCTCATTCTACGACTTGAGCTTCCATCCAATCAGTTCAATCAAGGACTGTAAACTTTACAAAAACTCCAAGAATATCAAGTGCTACAATTGCGACTCCTGCAA GGCTGGAGTCGCGCAGTACATGAAAACTGAATGGAGAGTGGTTGCAATCTTCAATGTAATCCTGTTTGTTGTTTTG TCGATGGTCTACTTTGTGGGATGCTGCGCAAGACGAAATGCAGCCAAGAATCGCTCTAAAGTGTGA
- the LOC140959994 gene encoding uncharacterized protein isoform X1, producing MHRVGSAGNASTSVRTRKEKRFSYVLNDVDGSKHCAGINCLAVLNSTGPDGCDNLFTGSRDGTLKRWTLVESGATCSATFESHVDWVNDTVLTGGNTLVSCSSDATVKVWNGFSDGTCVKTLRQHSDYVTCLATPEKNSNVVASGGLGGEVFIWDLEAALAPTSKSADATDDDCSTSLNGLGSSLPNTTIRPISSSNNISVHASQSQGYVPVAAKGHKESVYALATNDRGTLLVSGGTEKVVRVWDPRTGSKTMKLRGHTDNIRALLLDSTGRYCLSGSSDSMIRLWDLGQQRCVHSYAVHTDSIWALASTPTFSHVYSGGRDLSLYFTDLATRESVLLCTKEHPISQLALHEDGIWVATTDSTLHKWPAEVHNPMKVFQRGGSFLAGNLSFSRARISVEGSTPVPVYREPSFTIHGTSAIVQHEILNNRRHVLTKDMSGTVKLWEVTKGVVIKNYGEVSFEKKKEELFEMVSIPAWFTVDTKLGSLSIHLDTPQCFSAEMYSADLEIKGKPEDDKVNLARETLKGLLVHWLNERRHRLGSQTAVNGEIPPVKEISARTLALSRLEGDVNAESDFMVYLPFEFSGSCPPSIVTEGSVGGPWRKKFTSLDGTEDERDLPWWVIDCVLNNRLPPRENTKCSFYLHPCEGSTAQILTQGKLSAPRILRVHKVVNYVIEKMVLDKPVDSINLDGSFAPGLKPWPKLKPSIEITCNNQVLHPEMSLATVRTYIWKKPEDLILNYKVVQGKVRDDILKG from the exons ATGCACCGTGTTGGCAGTGCAGGGAACGCATCTACTTCAGTTCGTACACGCAAAGAAAAGAGGTTTTCATATGTGTTAAATGATGTAGATGGTTCAAAG CATTGTGCTGGAATAAACTGCCTGGCAGTACTGAATTCAACTGGACCAGATGGGTGTGATAATCTTTTTACTGGCAGTCGTGATGGTACATTAAAGAGATGGACATTGGTTGAAAGTGGTGCTACATGCTCTGCTACATTTGAGTCCCACGTCGACTGG GTCAACGATACAGTTTTGACAGGTGGTAACACCTTAGTTTCTTGCTCCTCAGATGCCACTGTTAAG GTATGGAATGGCTTTTCTGATGGAACATGTGTCAAGACGTTACGGCAGCATTCTGACTATGTTACTTGCCTTGCTACACCAGAAAAAAAT AGTAATGTTGTTGCGTCTGGTGGCCTTGGTGGGGAGGTTTTCATATGGGATCTTGAAGCTGCACTTGCTCCTACCTCTAAATCAGCTGATGCGACTGATGATGATTGTTCAACTAGTCTTAATGGTTTGGGTTCCTCCTTGCCAAATACAACAATTCGGCCCATCAGCTCAAGCAATAATATTTCTGTGCATGCCAGTCAAAGTCAAGGATATGTTCCAGTTGCTGCGAAAGGCCATAAAGAGTCTGTTTATGCATTGGCAACAAATGACAGGGGAACACTGCTTGTTTCTGGTGGAACTGAAAAG GTAGTTCGTGTTTGGGACCCAAGAACTGGTTCGAAAACCATGAAGCTCAGGGGGCACACTGATAATATCAGGGCCCTACTGTTGGATTCTACAGGCAG ATATTGCTTATCTGGGTCCTCTGATTCTATGATTAG GTTATGGGATCTTGGTCAGCAGCGGTGTGTTCATTCCTATGCTGTGCACACAGACTCTATCTGGGCGCTTGCTAGCACTCCAACATTTAGTCATGTCTATAGTGGTGGGAGAGATCTTTCC TTGTATTTCACAGATTTGGCTACAAGAGAAAGTGTGTTACTTTGTACAAAAGAACATCCTATATCGCAATTGGCATTGCATGAGGATGGTATATGGGTTGCTACCACTGATTCTACTTTACATAAATGGCCAGCTGAAGTGCACAATCCAATGAAAGTATTTCAAAGAGGAGGTTCATTTTTAGCAGGGAACTTGTCATTTTCAAGGGCAAGGATTTCAGTGGAAGGGTCTACACCT GTTCCTGTATATAGAGAACCATCTTTTACTATTCATGGTACCTCTGCAATAGTGCAACATGAGATTTTAAACAATAGAAGACATGTCCTGACTAAG GACATGTCTGGTACAGTGAAATTATGGGAAGTTACAAAAGGTGTTGTTATAAAAAACTATGGAGAG GTTTCATTtgagaagaagaaagaagagtTGTTTGAGATG GTCAGTATTCCTGCATGGTTCACGGTGGATACAAAGCTTGGGAGCTTGTCGATACATTTGGACACCCCACAATGCTTTTCTGCTGAGATGTACTCTgctgatctcgaaattaaagggAAGCCGGAGGATGACAAG GTTAATTTGGCAAGGGAAACCCTTAAAGGCCTCTTGGTTCATTGGTTAAATGAAAGAAGGCACAGATTGGGATCACAAACGGCAGTTAATGGAGAAATTCCACCTGTAAAGGAGATTTCTGCAAGGACATTAGCCTTATCTCGACTTGAAGGGGATGTTAATGCTGAAAGTGATTTTATGGTTTATCTaccatttgaattttctggCTCTTGCCCTCCTTCCATTGTCACTGAAGGCTCTGTAGGTGGCCCATGGAGAAAGAAATTTACTAGCTTGGATGGGACGGAAGATGAGAGAGACTTACCATGGTGGGTTATTGATTGTGTGCTGAATAATCGCCTGCCTCCAAGAGAAAATACCAA GTGTAGCTTCTACCTGCACCCATGTGAAGGCTCTACGGCACAAATCCTTACACAAGGAAAGCTTAGTGCTCCTCGCATTTTACGAGTACATAAG GTTGTCAACTATGTCATAGAAAAGATGGTCCTTGATAAGCCGGTAGATAGCATAAATTTGGATGGATCATTTGCCCCTGGGTTGAAACCTTGGCCAAAACTCAAGCCTTCTATAGAGATCACGTGCAATAATCAG GTACTACATCCAGAAATGAGCTTAGCCACTGTTCGTACATATATATGGAAGAAACCTGAAGATCTTATTCTTAACTACAAAGTGGTGCAGGGGAAGGTGAGGGATGACATATTGAAG GGTTAG
- the LOC140959994 gene encoding uncharacterized protein isoform X2: protein MHRVGSAGNASTSVRTRKEKRFSYVLNDVDGSKHCAGINCLAVLNSTGPDGCDNLFTGSRDGTLKRWTLVESGATCSATFESHVDWVNDTVLTGGNTLVSCSSDATVKVWNGFSDGTCVKTLRQHSDYVTCLATPEKNSNVVASGGLGGEVFIWDLEAALAPTSKSADATDDDCSTSLNGLGSSLPNTTIRPISSSNNISVHASQSQGYVPVAAKGHKESVYALATNDRGTLLVSGGTEKVVRVWDPRTGSKTMKLRGHTDNIRALLLDSTGRYCLSGSSDSMIRLWDLGQQRCVHSYAVHTDSIWALASTPTFSHVYSGGRDLSLYFTDLATRESVLLCTKEHPISQLALHEDGIWVATTDSTLHKWPAEVHNPMKVFQRGGSFLAGNLSFSRARISVEGSTPVPVYREPSFTIHGTSAIVQHEILNNRRHVLTKDMSGTVKLWEVTKGVVIKNYGEVSFEKKKEELFEMVSIPAWFTVDTKLGSLSIHLDTPQCFSAEMYSADLEIKGKPEDDKVNLARETLKGLLVHWLNERRHRLGSQTAVNGEIPPVKEISARTLALSRLEGDVNAESDFMVYLPFEFSGSCPPSIVTEGSVGGPWRKKFTSLDGTEDERDLPWWVIDCVLNNRLPPRENTKCSFYLHPCEGSTAQILTQGKLSAPRILRVHKVVNYVIEKMVLDKPVDSINLDGSFAPGLKPWPKLKPSIEITCNNQVLHPEMSLATVRTYIWKKPEDLILNYKVVQGKG, encoded by the exons ATGCACCGTGTTGGCAGTGCAGGGAACGCATCTACTTCAGTTCGTACACGCAAAGAAAAGAGGTTTTCATATGTGTTAAATGATGTAGATGGTTCAAAG CATTGTGCTGGAATAAACTGCCTGGCAGTACTGAATTCAACTGGACCAGATGGGTGTGATAATCTTTTTACTGGCAGTCGTGATGGTACATTAAAGAGATGGACATTGGTTGAAAGTGGTGCTACATGCTCTGCTACATTTGAGTCCCACGTCGACTGG GTCAACGATACAGTTTTGACAGGTGGTAACACCTTAGTTTCTTGCTCCTCAGATGCCACTGTTAAG GTATGGAATGGCTTTTCTGATGGAACATGTGTCAAGACGTTACGGCAGCATTCTGACTATGTTACTTGCCTTGCTACACCAGAAAAAAAT AGTAATGTTGTTGCGTCTGGTGGCCTTGGTGGGGAGGTTTTCATATGGGATCTTGAAGCTGCACTTGCTCCTACCTCTAAATCAGCTGATGCGACTGATGATGATTGTTCAACTAGTCTTAATGGTTTGGGTTCCTCCTTGCCAAATACAACAATTCGGCCCATCAGCTCAAGCAATAATATTTCTGTGCATGCCAGTCAAAGTCAAGGATATGTTCCAGTTGCTGCGAAAGGCCATAAAGAGTCTGTTTATGCATTGGCAACAAATGACAGGGGAACACTGCTTGTTTCTGGTGGAACTGAAAAG GTAGTTCGTGTTTGGGACCCAAGAACTGGTTCGAAAACCATGAAGCTCAGGGGGCACACTGATAATATCAGGGCCCTACTGTTGGATTCTACAGGCAG ATATTGCTTATCTGGGTCCTCTGATTCTATGATTAG GTTATGGGATCTTGGTCAGCAGCGGTGTGTTCATTCCTATGCTGTGCACACAGACTCTATCTGGGCGCTTGCTAGCACTCCAACATTTAGTCATGTCTATAGTGGTGGGAGAGATCTTTCC TTGTATTTCACAGATTTGGCTACAAGAGAAAGTGTGTTACTTTGTACAAAAGAACATCCTATATCGCAATTGGCATTGCATGAGGATGGTATATGGGTTGCTACCACTGATTCTACTTTACATAAATGGCCAGCTGAAGTGCACAATCCAATGAAAGTATTTCAAAGAGGAGGTTCATTTTTAGCAGGGAACTTGTCATTTTCAAGGGCAAGGATTTCAGTGGAAGGGTCTACACCT GTTCCTGTATATAGAGAACCATCTTTTACTATTCATGGTACCTCTGCAATAGTGCAACATGAGATTTTAAACAATAGAAGACATGTCCTGACTAAG GACATGTCTGGTACAGTGAAATTATGGGAAGTTACAAAAGGTGTTGTTATAAAAAACTATGGAGAG GTTTCATTtgagaagaagaaagaagagtTGTTTGAGATG GTCAGTATTCCTGCATGGTTCACGGTGGATACAAAGCTTGGGAGCTTGTCGATACATTTGGACACCCCACAATGCTTTTCTGCTGAGATGTACTCTgctgatctcgaaattaaagggAAGCCGGAGGATGACAAG GTTAATTTGGCAAGGGAAACCCTTAAAGGCCTCTTGGTTCATTGGTTAAATGAAAGAAGGCACAGATTGGGATCACAAACGGCAGTTAATGGAGAAATTCCACCTGTAAAGGAGATTTCTGCAAGGACATTAGCCTTATCTCGACTTGAAGGGGATGTTAATGCTGAAAGTGATTTTATGGTTTATCTaccatttgaattttctggCTCTTGCCCTCCTTCCATTGTCACTGAAGGCTCTGTAGGTGGCCCATGGAGAAAGAAATTTACTAGCTTGGATGGGACGGAAGATGAGAGAGACTTACCATGGTGGGTTATTGATTGTGTGCTGAATAATCGCCTGCCTCCAAGAGAAAATACCAA GTGTAGCTTCTACCTGCACCCATGTGAAGGCTCTACGGCACAAATCCTTACACAAGGAAAGCTTAGTGCTCCTCGCATTTTACGAGTACATAAG GTTGTCAACTATGTCATAGAAAAGATGGTCCTTGATAAGCCGGTAGATAGCATAAATTTGGATGGATCATTTGCCCCTGGGTTGAAACCTTGGCCAAAACTCAAGCCTTCTATAGAGATCACGTGCAATAATCAG GTACTACATCCAGAAATGAGCTTAGCCACTGTTCGTACATATATATGGAAGAAACCTGAAGATCTTATTCTTAACTACAAAGTGGTGCAGGGGAAG GGTTAG
- the LOC140960177 gene encoding uncharacterized protein, whose product MEPKGFISHLEKIIRNRSQRERKSALIQDVDDLKKKLRHEENVHRALKRALDRPQGTLPPISTHFPEYILELLAEVAVLEEEVVRLEEQVKFRQHLCKESVRMPSIMCAEDSACFYHESSIATPKRGHSRSLSQNDVKMGSALAWPPPSHSRRSVSYKKTWRTWFPKV is encoded by the exons ATGGAACCAAAAGGATTCATATCTCATCTAGAGAAAATTATACGGAATCGGTCACAGAGAGAACGAAAATCAGCCTTGATCCAAGAT GTTGATGATCTAAAGAAGAAGCTGAGACATGAAGAGAATGTGCACAGGGCTTTGAAGAGAGCTCTCGATAGACCCCAGGGGACTCTACCTCCTATTTCTACTCATTTCCCTGAATAT ATTCTGGAACTTCTGGCTGAAGTTGCGGTATTGGAAGAAGAAGTCGTTCGACTTGAGGAACAAGTGAAGTT CAGACAACATCTGTGCAAGGAAAGTGTTCGCATGCCCTCAATAATGTGCGCAGAGGATTCGGCATGCTTCTATCACGAATCATCCATTGCAACTCCAAAGCGAGGGCACTCGAGATCTTTATCACAAAACGATGTTAAGATGGGATCAGCCTTGGCATGGCCTCCACCTTCTCATTCTAGAAGAAGTGTTTCATATAAAAAGACGTGGCGCACCTGGTTTCCTAAAGTATAG
- the LOC140959995 gene encoding tetraspanin-10-like isoform X1, whose protein sequence is MSSGMGTSTFIIKWINFLTMLLAVAVIGFGVWMSTHHDSCKRSLTLPVIILGAVILVVSIIGFLGALKKNSIFLWIYLILLCIILLAILVFTVLAFIVTNNGSGHTVAGLSYKEYQLQDYSSWFLKQLNNSHNWEHLKSCLVKSNDCNDLSKKYKTLKQFKSAKLSPIEAGCCCPPSECGYPVVNASFYDLSFHPISSIKDCKLYKNSKNIKCYNCDSCKAGVAQYMKTEWRVVAIFNVILFVVLVKLYPSTFSWHKFKAGRVKETIQNF, encoded by the exons ATGAGCTCAGGGATGGGAACAAGCACTTTTATAATCAAATGGATAAACTTTCTGACTATG TTATTAGCCGTGGCAGTCATAGGTTTTGGTGTGTGGATGAGCACTCATCATGACAGCTGCAAGAGATCTCTTACGCTCCCTGTTATAATCCTTGGTGCTGTAATCTTGGTCGT TTCAATAATTGGATTTTTGGGAGCCTTGAAGAAAAACTCAATCTTCTTGTGGATT TATCTCATCTTGCTTTGCATCATTTTGTTGGCGATTTTGGTCTTCACAGTGTTGGC GTTTATAGTAACAAATAATGGATCTGGTCATACTGTAGCTGGACTTAG TTATAAAGAATATCAACTTCAAGATTACAGTTCCTGGTTTCTTAAACAA CTCAACAATTCCCACAACTGGGAGCACCTGAAGAGTTGTCTTGTCAAGTCCAATGACTGCAACGACCTATCAAAGAAATACAAG ACGCTCAAGCAGTTCAAATCGGCAAAGTTAAGCCCCATTGAAGCTGGATGCTGCTGTCCCCCATCTGA ATGTGGTTATCCTGTGGTGAACGCCTCATTCTACGACTTGAGCTTCCATCCAATCAGTTCAATCAAGGACTGTAAACTTTACAAAAACTCCAAGAATATCAAGTGCTACAATTGCGACTCCTGCAA GGCTGGAGTCGCGCAGTACATGAAAACTGAATGGAGAGTGGTTGCAATCTTCAATGTAATCCTGTTTGTTGTTTTGGTAAAGCTCTATCCTTCAACATTTTCGTGGCATAAGTTCAAAGCTGGTCGCGTAAAAGAGACAATCCAAAATTTCTGA